Part of the Gammaproteobacteria bacterium genome, TACCAACAGCATTTAGTTAAACTGTTAAATGCTAAGTTCCAGCGTCATATTATTTTGCAATGTGAAGTTGATAAAAACGTACTGGGTGGGTTATTGATTACTGCTGGCGATCATGTCATTGATGGCACGGTTAAAGGACAGCTGGAGCGTATGCGTGAGGTGATGGTTAATTGATAACCTGCGCTCAGGATGACAACAAACAAATTTTGATAATTTTTGAGGTACCCCAATGCAATTGAGTTCAGCTGAAATCAGCGAAATTATTAAAAAACGCATCTCGCAGTTTGAGACAGGCCCTGAGACTCGTACTGAAGGAACGATTGTCAGTTTGAAAGATGGTATTGTGCGTATTTATGGTCTTGCCGATGTGATGTTAGGGGAAATGATCGAATTTCCCGGTCATGTTTATGGCATAGCCTTAAACCTGGAACGTGATTCAGTCGGTGCGGTGGTTCTAGGTCCATATGAGCATTTGGAAGAAGGCCAAACAGTCAAATGTACGGGGCGTATTTTAGAAGTACCCGTGGGTGAGGCTTTATTAGGGCGAGTGGTTGATGCTTTAGGTAATGCTATAGATGGCAAGGGTGATTTAAATGCACAACAGACTTCAGCGGTTGAAAAAGTCGCTCCAGGTGTAATTACCCGCCAATCAGTGAGTCAACCTGTACAAACCGGCTTGAAAGCTATTGACGCCATGGTGCCTATCGGTCGTGGCCAGCGTGAGTTAATTATCGGTGATAGACAAACCGGTAAAACTGCAATTGCCATTGATACCATCATTAATCAAAAAGGCACGGGCATTAAATGTATTTATGTAGCGATTGGTCAGAAAGCTTCTTCAGTTGCTACGGTGGTGCGTAAACTCGAAGAGCACGGCGCCATGGAGCATACAATTATTGTGTCAGCTACTGCAGCTGAGCCTGCAGCATTGCAGTTTATTGCCCCTTATGCAGGCTGTGCCATGGGTGAATACTTCCGCGATCGCGGTGAAGATGCGTTGATTATTTATGATGATTTAACTAAACAAGCGTGGGCTTACCGCCAAATTTCCTTATTATTAAGACGTCCACCGGGTCGTGAAGCTTATCCTGGCGATATATTTTATCTACATTCACGTTTACTGGAACGTGCTGCTCGCGTCAACGAGCAATATGTGGAAGAGAAAACGGGTGGTGAAGTTAGAGGCAAAACTGGATCATTGACAGCATTACCTATT contains:
- the atpA gene encoding F0F1 ATP synthase subunit alpha, yielding MQLSSAEISEIIKKRISQFETGPETRTEGTIVSLKDGIVRIYGLADVMLGEMIEFPGHVYGIALNLERDSVGAVVLGPYEHLEEGQTVKCTGRILEVPVGEALLGRVVDALGNAIDGKGDLNAQQTSAVEKVAPGVITRQSVSQPVQTGLKAIDAMVPIGRGQRELIIGDRQTGKTAIAIDTIINQKGTGIKCIYVAIGQKASSVATVVRKLEEHGAMEHTIIVSATAAEPAALQFIAPYAGCAMGEYFRDRGEDALIIYDDLTKQAWAYRQISLLLRRPPGREAYPGDIFYLHSRLLERAARVNEQYVEEKTGGEVRGKTGSLTALPIIETQAGDVSAFVPTNVISITDGQIFLQTDLFNAGIRPAINPGLSVSRVGGAAQTKLIRKLVGSIRITLAQFRELEAFSQFASDLDEATRKQLERGQRVTEVLKQKQYQPLSVAEIAISLFSVNQGYLDDVELKKIVDFEHALHSFLRDKYADFMHQVNANPVYTDEVEQQFTKILQEFKQTQVY